CCGCCCCTTGACATGCGGCCCCGCCCCTTGGCGCGGCGTCCCAGCGAGCGGCGCCGGAAGCTCCGCCCCCTGCAGGTTGCTAGGCTCCGGCAGCCGGAAGTCCCGCCTGCCGTGTAgtcgccgccgctgccgccgccgccgccgccgccgtcgccgtCGTTGTTGTTGTGGTTGGTTCGCTGAGCTCCGCGGCTCCGAGAGCCGGCTGCATCCTttccccgctgccgccgccgccatgAAGTGGATGTTCAAGGAGGACCACTCTCTGGGTAAGCGCTTGGCCATTGGCCCCGCCGTGGGGGCTGGGGCGGCGGGTGGGCCCCCTCCCCCACTCGGGCCGCTCTGGGCTGGGCCAGGCGGGGCGGATGCCGCACTCTGGGCTTGGGTCGCCGAGGTCCCGGCACCCCGGGCGGCTGCCCACCCACCCCGCGCCGACCTCTGCGGGACCTTCCGGAGCCAGTGGACCGGGGACCGAGGTTGCCGGGACGTCTGAACGAGGACCTGGGGCGTGCGCAGGTCACGGTGGGGAGGAGGGCCGGGGGCTCGGGAACCGGCCGGCCGGTCAGGCCCGACAGTCAGCCCGGTGCGTTTCTCCCATAGAACACAGATGCGTGGAATCTGCGAAGATCCGAGCGAAATATCCCGACCGGGTTCCGGTGAGTGGGCTCCCCGCCCCCTCACCTCGCTGTCACCCCTGCTGTTTAGGACCCGTGATAGGGCCCCAGGCCATTCAACAGTTGACAAGTTTAGATTCCAGTCCCAGTTATAGTAGCAGATGGGCCATACTGGGTAAGGGACCAGCTTGGGCCGGGGCGTGAGGGGCTTGAGTTGATGCTGTTCAGGATGCCTCAGTGCTGAATCTCCTGATCTAGGCCAACAAGCTGTCTGCagcctctgggcttccctagaCAATTATGTAATAAAAGATGTTCTAGGACAGGGCAACAGGTCACAGCCACTTTTGGGAATGGTGGTGGAGGGAGACTTTCACTTTGGTCTTGGAAGTGGTACTTTAGTCTCAGGACATTGATCTTTAACTTGGAGCCTCCATCTTTACCTGACTTCTAGTTCCCTTTTCTCACTCTGATCTTGACATCCTTTCCTGaccaaaaaaaatctgagaagCCACTTCTAGTGGCTTGTGTTTAATCAATGATACTTATCCTGTATTTATCCCATGGTAGGGGAGATAGTTTCTGTaacccttatttatttttaaggacaTCCAGGCCTGTTATTGTAGCTTATTGCTTGTGAACAGTTcctttggggagggggcaggagggataAATTTGAAACTTAGTTCAGAGAGAAGCAACAGGCCGAACGAAGAGCTTTGTTCTTGGCTGGCTGGGCTTGCCAGTCATCGCCATTAGTCCATCCATTCTCATTTTCTGTGTTCCTTGAGATCTTAATTCCCCTGTAGTGTGAAGGCAGATCCATTCTGTGGTCCAGCCTGGAGTAACAGGCTGTAGAGGAAACCCTCACCAGATATTTTTGAGTCTGCCCAGACAAAATGTTGAAAAGCTTTGTAGTGAGGGCTGTGTTTCTCTTATGCATGCTGAGATCAGGGATGAGAAATATAGTTGACCACAGAAAAGCACTTACCGTTTCCCTATAACACATTTATATCAGTGCTTAACCTCCAGAGTGTGTGGTTTATTAAATCAGGGGCATATTTTCTCATGTTATGCAGTTTCCTAAACACCTCCTTGCCCACACACTGTTCATCAGCTCTCCAACAATGCAGGGCCAGAGCCTCACGTTAGAAATCTAGTCCTGACCTTTCTTTGCTTTCGCAGGTGATTGTGGAAAAAGTCTCAGGCTCTCAGATTGTTGACATTGACAAACGGAAGTATCTGGTTCCATCTGACATCACTGTGGCTCAGTTCATGTGGATCATCAGGAAAAGGATCCAGCTTCCTTCTGAAAAGGCAATATTCCTGTTTGTGGATAAGACAGTCCCACAGTCCAGGTGAGAGCTGTTTACTGGTATTGGCCATCTGCTTGATTGCTTACAGAACTCAAAACTTTGGAGGTCTGAAAACTCTTAGAGGTCCTGACGAGAAATCTGATTTTTGTGCTCCCTGACATCAGGAGTTCAAGGAAAACAAGAAAGGGCTTCAATAGGTGGGTGTGTGCTTTGGGTTAAGAAAAAACAGAACAAGGCCTGGACTTAAATttcatcatttcttcttttttttttttaatcctcaaacACCCAAGAATCCTTTTAAATAGTTCAGGACTTAATTAGGCTTAAGCTATCAGTAGAACTGAAGCCTCAAATGAGGTTTTCTCCAAATGATCCATGAAATAAGTCCTGTTGTTCTTCCCCAGGAGCTTGTGGTCCCTGCTGAGGCTCAGCTTCAGTTAATCAGCCTGCCTTCTTGCTCGCTTTCCAGGCTCAGCTCTGGCCACTGTGAGAGTACCCTGAGAGCAGCTGCCTGATCCTCAAGTACGTGGAAATGGCTGCTGGCCAGCAAAGGGCTCTGAGGTCTCTTTACAGACTTACACCTCTCTTGGTACCACCTGCTCTGACTTTCAGAGTAACCACCCCCTTGCTCTTGCTCTTGTGCTGCCTGGAAGCAATCTTTGGGATAACTTGGGGCCTGAATCTAGGCAGGGGCATTACAGTTCCCTTCTAGGTAGTTGACAGTCTGGCTTTAGTCCTCTGTGGAAAGAGGAAAATTTTCTGGCTCAGTCTGTACCCCTGGTCAGTCCTTTCCTGTTACTGATTTGAGTACTTCTAGGCCCCTCCTCTGAATGTGAATTCCTGGCTGTGTCTCATCTTAGTGACCCAAACTAGGTTTCATTTGTTATCCCCCCCAAAATAGTACTTCTGAAGCTAAGGCTTTAAGAACTCCTGGGAATTAGCCCAGTGTGGCCAAAATATGTTTCTTTTGAAAATCCTTGAAGCTCCAGAAGAGGCCTAAGCCAAATTCTAGTCCTTTTCCTATGAAAGGTAGACAACTCTGGCTACTTTTTGGtctgattttctctttcccaGTCTCTACCACCTCCACCTCTTGGTGTTTGGCAGAGGATAAGGGAGAAATGGAAGGTTCTTCCGTTAGGCCAAGGTTCTGCCTGAGGAGACAGGCCAGGTCCTGCCTAATGGGTGCCATTGGTCTGCTTACAGCTGTAGCTCAGGAAGCTGCGGTGTTGCCAGGGGTGATCTGGTCATCCCATTGGGCTCTCCCAGCCTTCCTTCGCAGGCCTCTGGGCAGCGTGGTGCTAGGCACACTCTTCACCAGGGAAGGCTGGTGAAGCCCTGGGCATCTGTGGTCACTCTCCGCTTCCCTTCAGGTAGTGGGGGAGGTAAATCATGCCACCTGCAACTTCTGCAACTCCTTGGCGGCCTTATGTTTTCTCCTTCCCAGTGGTGGCTTCTTATGGGAGGAAGTAGGTGACTAGGACCTGTGGCattgagttttattttccttgattCTAATCCTCTGATACTTCTTGAAAGAAATGAAGCAGGCTTCTGGAGACATTAAGATTACATTATCTAGCAATTAAAATGGCTGCAGATTTTAACTAATGCCCTCTCCCCCATTATCCCTGAAATAtaaatagaattggaaatgaaaagtgATTCTCAGGGCAGCAGAGGCTGCTTCAGGGCCATTTTCTAAGTTTTATTTGCCTTTCCAACCTGGTAAGAATCCTCCCTGAAACAGATTACACCAGTGACCCAAGTCACTAACCAGCCCCTCTGCCCAGGCTCTTCAGCGCCTTTGGACCCAGTTAATGACTTCCTGCCCCATATTTGATGTACcagttctttgtttgtttgggggttttattcttaaaaacaaatcTGCTTATAAACAAAAGAGGCATGTGACATCATTGGCCTTTATGCAACTGATGGCTGCACTAACAAAATTGCCGGTCTCCTTCCTAAAGCTACTGTTTGACTCAGTGTTGCCATTTCCTCCCCAAGGCAGTAGCAGCCTCTTTTGTAGCACTTTTCAGCCTCCTTAGGGAAGCATGGAGCCTCCTTTAACCTTCATTCAGCCAGTGCTTGCAGCCTTTGGAGAGTGGCTGGGGAAATCAGAGTTGAGAAAGGAGGAGCCCTCCCCCATACCATAACAGACAGCTCTACACAAGGATAACTTACGTCTGAGGCTGAGCGAAAGTAACTTCATTTATTCCTGCCTTGGAGCGGAACTTTGGGAGAGTGTTCTGGAACACAGGTGACCATCATGTAAAATAACGTGATTATTGTTTGAGTAGTTAGTATTAAATATTGATTCTAGAATTAGAGACAGAAGCAAGTCTCTAAGAGTTTTACTTTCAAAATTCtgagttctctttttttaaaaaagggagatctcaacttccttttcccatttcccATTGAAAAGTTGAATTCTCTGCCTAGGAGCTTGCATCCAGAATTGGGCCAGAAACGAAGGGAAAACTAGGCCTTGGTGCAGACAGGGCTTGAGAAAGAATGTCAGTGTATGTTTCCCAGTCACGGCTTTAGAGGGGAACCCAGACCTGGCAGTGGTGCCCACCTTTGGTCTTTGTTTAGAGCACAGATAAGAGTCTTCTTAATCCCCTGTCTAAAATAGAAACAGgagtatattattaaataaaatatatctaagaTGTTATAACTTGGGAATGTTACATTGGGAAATCCGTGCTGTTTAAGATTATGGTGTTTAGTTGCTCCTGGCTCTTAAAGAggtactaagtaaaagaagttgTGATGTCTTACAGTCCAAACTTCATTTAGAAACGTGCTTAAATTAAGCACATTTGATAATTTCTGGGTAAATACCTCTTCAAGAGCAGGGTTTATCTTAACAGTGGAATAGAGTTTatttatatcagagaaaaatctGATAAAAGGAATAAGCAgtagttaatttttgtattttagaagCTTGGGCAGCCTTTAGGGCCATGTTAACTTTCACTCTGAGGCCCGTGCCTTTCCAGAATCCACAGCAGTGTCCGTTGTCCTCCCAGTtcaccccacccaccctccccctgcTGGGAAAGAGATAAATCCAGATCCAGTGGAAGCACGTGGGGCGCAAAGCAGATGGATGGCCGGGTGGCCCATCAGCCCAGCCAATTCCTGAGTCAGGCTGGATCCCACAGCCTCCACAGCCTGACCTTGGTTGGGGCCAAGGGAAGGTTGTGCAGGGATAGGGCATCCACACAGTTCTAGGTCAGCCTCCCCCAGTTCGTAGGCTGTTGAGCAGCTTGAAACTAGTTTGCCCTCAGCAGCATGGCCATTCCTGGATGTGGATCCTTCTGCAAAGTGCCTTTATTATTGGTTAGTTTGTCTAGACCTGTTTGATCTTGAATGGAAGTGTAGGGGACAGGGTTTTAGGGGGCAATTTAGGTTCATTTCACTCAGTACTTCAGGGTCCCACTATATCTTTAGCTTGGCTCCATGGCTTAAATCTGCCACTGGctttcccatttctttccttGTCAGACTCAGAGCTTGAAGGTGACAGTCCCCCACCACCACTGCTCAGCAGCCTCCTTCTTGGATGAGTGTCTCTTTGCTTTCAGATCCTCTGGTGCTCCAGTAGTGGCCCACATGGTGCTGTGTGGCTTGGGCCTCTGTGAATTCTGAGAGGGGAGCCCGACTTTTCAGAGGTGTACAGAACTTGTCCTAAAGGAACACACCGGCCTTCTGCTGTACGCTGCCTGCTGAAAAGGGGCACGTTTTGCATCCCTGCCCTTCCActtggctattctttttttttttttttaattattttgtgtccctcatgacttttttttaaagagggctctttttaaaataatttaatttaatttatttatttttggctgtgttgggtcttcattgctgtgcgcgggctttctctagttgtggtgagcaggggctactcttcgttgtggtgtgcgggcttctcattggagtggcctctcttgttgcggagcacgggctctaggcgcaggggcttcagtagttgtggcacgtgggctcagtagttgtggctcgtgggcttagtggctccgcggcatgtgggatcttcccggaccagggctcaaagctgtgtcccctgcattggcaggcaggttcttaaccactgtgccgccagggaagcccttggctcttctttttttcttcttcttctttttggctTGGCAACCTGCACCCCCCTCCCCAAGAACCGAGCCGACCCAGCATGGCCTTGAGCGCTGCCGCCGCACCAGACCCTCTCTCCCGCTTCCCCTCCCACCGCCCGGGACCCAGCTCTCCTCCCGCTGCCTCAGCCGTCGGCGACAGCAacaccctctcctcccctcccgcgGCTCCCCGCGCCAGGTCGCTGCACCAGACAGCGGGTAACCGCCTTGGCTATTCTTTTAATGGgacttgttttttcttcttaatgtattttattatttttggctgcattgagtcttcattgctgcatgtgggctttctctagttacggcgaacGGGcactactcttggttgcggtgcgcgggcttctcattgcggtggcttctcttgttgcggagcatgggctttaggcgcgtgggcttcggtagttgtggcttgcgggctcagtagttgtggcatgcgggctctagagcgcaggctcagtagttgtggcgcatgggcttagttgctccatggcatgtaggatcctcccagaccagcgctcgaacccatgtcccctgcattggcaggcggattctcaaccactgtgccaccagggaagccccttaatgggacttttttaaaaaagtatttttaaactatatttgtaGCCCTGCTCTTTTTTGGCTCCAGACCAAGTTATTCTGACTCTGTATGTGTGTGGCCTGATCCCACAAGTGCTGTGTTTGAATTATACTGTACAGATGCGCCAGTCTTCTTTCTCGTCACCTAGGGAGCCTTGGAATCAGGCGTTCAGTCACGGGCTGCTGACTGGAGCGTTTAGCTCCCAGTGTTGAGCATTGTCAGTTTTCAAGTTCCTGCCCAAGGGGATACCCTGAGTATTAGGACATGGTGCTACTGCCAACTAAATAGTGTTTCCACATGACACTGCGTGGCAGAGAAAAGGAGAACAGTGAAAGGGCTCTTAAAATCATTAGGCACAGCCATCTAATTGTAAAATTACAGGATCTGAAGGACCTGCTGCTCAATGTGTGATACAGAAGCTGGcagcagggtttccctggtggcgcagtggttgagagt
This genomic window from Mesoplodon densirostris isolate mMesDen1 chromosome 19, mMesDen1 primary haplotype, whole genome shotgun sequence contains:
- the GABARAPL2 gene encoding gamma-aminobutyric acid receptor-associated protein-like 2 isoform X1; translation: MKWMFKEDHSLEHRCVESAKIRAKYPDRVPVIVEKVSGSQIVDIDKRKYLVPSDITVAQFMWIIRKRIQLPSEKAIFLFVDKTVPQSSDSSETECKKLNLRGTTAFIISSVNHE
- the GABARAPL2 gene encoding gamma-aminobutyric acid receptor-associated protein-like 2 isoform X2, coding for MKWMFKEDHSLEHRCVESAKIRAKYPDRVPVIVEKVSGSQIVDIDKRKYLVPSDITVAQFMWIIRKRIQLPSEKAIFLFVDKTVPQSSLTMGQLYEKEKDEDGFLYVAYSGENTFGF